Proteins found in one Amphiura filiformis chromosome 14, Afil_fr2py, whole genome shotgun sequence genomic segment:
- the LOC140169318 gene encoding uncharacterized protein: MNFHANIRTDYGKDCLDNIRHLEKTGKKIARYRNHLRFSLHCKHQNLTSTVKGRKADNILRRAERALLNVRVGQIVNKIDNLNQEKDRFESVIYSASELPSDVTAEIKTRTERSQVKEHELSKARQKNKFSRLLKKKKELESRKTNNSLASDCISKWVKNCSERLLNDSELSVLVKGLNYAVAPTEIPVVDIITSTESACRKLPERDASELRSKVVGLLSRPKKLESNLSADEHKALKQLKKDQDIRILPADKGRLLFWTHQIINRSVKNS, translated from the coding sequence atgaactttcatgctaatatcAGAACTGATTACGGCAAGGATTGCCTTGATAACATCAGACATTTGGAAAAAACGGGAAAAAAGATCGCCCGGTATCGCAACCATCTTCGGTTTAGTCTACATTGTAAACATCAAAATTTAACAAGCACTGTCAAGGGTAGAAAAGCCGATAATATTCTTAGGAGAGCCGAGAGAGCTTTACTTAATGTGCGTGTTGGCCAAATTGTGAATAAGATCGACAATTTAAATCAAGAAAAAGATCGTTTTGAGTCGGTTATTTATAGCGCCAGTGAGTTACCTAGCGACGTCACAGCTGAAATTAAAACACGGACTGAGAGGTCACAGGTCAAGGAACACGAGCTGTCCAAAGCACGCCAGAAAAACAAATTTTCGCGATTgttgaaaaagaaaaaggaacTTGAATCTCGCAAAACTAACAACTCCCTAGCGTCCGATTGCATCAGTAAATGGGTGAAGAACTGTTCCGAGCGTTTATTGAATGATTCTGAGCTATCAGTGTTGGTAAAAGGTCTGAATTACGCGGTTGCACCAACTGAAATCCCCGTTGTTGACATTATCACCAGCACTGAATCGGCGTGTCGTAAGTTGCCTGAACGCGATGCTAGTGAACTGAGATCGAAAGTTGTTGGTTTGTTGAGTCGTCCAAAGAAACTTGAATCCAATTTGAGTGCAGATGAACATAAAGCGCTGAAACAACTAAAGAAAGATCAGGATATACGGATTTTACCAGCTGACAAAGGGAGGTTGTTGTTTTGGACACACCAGATTATCAACAGAAGTGTGAAAAACTCTTGA
- the LOC140169317 gene encoding ATP-binding cassette sub-family C member 5-like, with protein sequence MNSTKPMHLKGNANQNNDDREGNHGNSRRDSSGSYQEATVYNPTYTKSNSRKKKKRNTDTRLPIDKASWFSILTFSWVTPLFIKGWKGTLKTEDLTVASYKDSSEMNSHRLETRWAHILTKHGSKDASLFSALLYAMRSGVICSTIALTISTSTSLVSSTVVMRRLIAFTQSPEPDFFYGSLLVVLFTSLEFTRTACVSFALYLTERVAGRIRAALVAMVYHKILRLRSLKGKSVGELINLCTNDGQRVFDLCRSLPMGIVGIFICVLSLIASYVILGWTAVLGTTSYIVFYPLQMFLSKLITRFRQHCIKITDKRVRLMSEVITCIKLIKMYAWEIPFAKQIGAIRNQERSVLEKTGYVQSLSTSMLPVVSIMSASFTIILHTSLGYDIDVAQLSEFQNSDIRRNSRFLTLPKI encoded by the exons ATGAATTCAACCAAGCCAATGCATCTAAAGGGTAACGCCAATCAAAATAATGATGATAGGGAAGGTAACCATGGAAACAGTAGAAGAGACTCATCTGGATCATACCAGGAAGCTACTGTGTACAACCCAACTTATACCAAATCGAATTCGcgcaagaaaaagaaaagaaacacggATACAAG GCTTCCAATAGACAAAGCTAGCTGGTTTTCAATCCTCACTTTTTCATgggttacgccactgtttatcAAGGGATGGAAAGGAACCCTGAAGACAGAGGATCTAACAGTTGCTTCATATAAAGACTCATCCGAGATGAACAGTCACAG GCTTGAGACAAGATGGGCTCATATACTTACCAAGCATGGTAGCAAAGATGCGTCACTGTTCAGTGCGTTGTTATATGCCATGCGAAGCGGTGTCATCTGCAGTACAATTGCCCTTACCATATCAACCAGTACATCTTTGGTATCTTCA ACCGTCGTAATGCGTAGACTCATAGCCTTTACACAATCACCTGAACCTGACTTCTTTTACGGCTCCCTACTAGTTGTTTTGTTCACAAGTCTCGAATTCACAAGGACTGCTTGTGTGAGTTTTGCGTTATACTTGACTGAACGTGTGGCTGGGAGGATACGAGCAGCATTGGTGGCGATGGTTTATCATAAAATCTTACGACTGCGCAGTTTAAAGGGGAAATCTGTTGGGGAG CTCATTAATCTGTGTACAAACGACGGCCAAAGAGTGTTTGATCTCTGTAGGTCTCTACCAATGGGAATTGTCGGAATTTTTATTTGTGTGCTCAGTCTTATTGCCTCTTACGTAATCCTTGGATGGACAGCGGTTCTTGGGACAACATCTTATATCGTGTTCTATCCACTACAG ATGTTCTTGTCCAAACTGATAACTCGCTTTCGTCAACACTGCATTAAAATCACAGATAAACGTGTACGTCTCATGAGTGAAGTTATCACTTGCATTAAGCTTATCAAGATGTACGCTTGGGAGATTCCATTTGCAAAGCAAATAGGAG CTATTCGCAATCAAGAACGTAGTGTTCTAGAGAAGACTGGCTATGTACAAAGTCTCAGTACTAGTATGCTACCTGTAGTGTCTATTATGAGTGCATCATTTACCATCATCCTTCATACATCATTGGGCTATGACATAGATGTAGcacag CTGTCTGAATTCCAGAATTCTGACATCCGTCGGAATTCTAGATTTCTGACACTTCCAAAGATCTGA